The proteins below are encoded in one region of Drosophila santomea strain STO CAGO 1482 chromosome 3R, Prin_Dsan_1.1, whole genome shotgun sequence:
- the LOC120452473 gene encoding uncharacterized protein LOC120452473 isoform X1, with protein sequence MSFPFRVVNFVLQLLTAVLEVVALGLLIRILSTHCVLGEEYGISVWMYTFILPAAACQSVVLVIFRLCCTTVGLDPIAMTFNFASGFLCLGSALTLLVSMFEHCGNEFAFIFYMSSAFGVIAGVLHLLNACVCNVYIPLGEWSYLKPSKRARRKDLKNPRRRS encoded by the exons ATGAGCTTCCCCTTTCGTGTGGTGAACTTTGTGCTGCAGTTGCTAACGGCG GTCCTGGAGGTTGTGGCCCTAGGTCTGCTCATCCGTATCCTATCCACGCACTGTGTCCTGGGCGAGGAGTACGGCATATCAGTGTGGATGTACACCTTCATCCTGCCCGCCGCCGCCTGTCAGAGCGTGGTGCTCGTCATATTCCGGCTATGCTGCACCACCGTGGGCCTCGATCCAATT GCGATGACGTTCAATTTCGCCAGCGGCTTCCTGTGCCTAGGAAGCGCACTTACCCTCCTCGTTTCGATGTTCGAGCATTGCGGCAACGAATTCGCATTCATATTCTATATGTCGAGCGCCTTTGGCGTAATTGCTGGGGTCCTGCATTTGCTGAATGCCTGCGTGTGCAACGTTTACATACCCCTCGGCGAATG GTCATATCTGAAACCCTCGAAGCGGGCAAGGAGAAAGGATTTAAAAAACCCTCGTCGCAGAAGCTAA
- the LOC120452473 gene encoding uncharacterized protein LOC120452473 isoform X2 gives MYTFILPAAACQSVVLVIFRLCCTTVGLDPIAMTFNFASGFLCLGSALTLLVSMFEHCGNEFAFIFYMSSAFGVIAGVLHLLNACVCNVYIPLGEWSYLKPSKRARRKDLKNPRRRS, from the exons ATGTACACCTTCATCCTGCCCGCCGCCGCCTGTCAGAGCGTGGTGCTCGTCATATTCCGGCTATGCTGCACCACCGTGGGCCTCGATCCAATT GCGATGACGTTCAATTTCGCCAGCGGCTTCCTGTGCCTAGGAAGCGCACTTACCCTCCTCGTTTCGATGTTCGAGCATTGCGGCAACGAATTCGCATTCATATTCTATATGTCGAGCGCCTTTGGCGTAATTGCTGGGGTCCTGCATTTGCTGAATGCCTGCGTGTGCAACGTTTACATACCCCTCGGCGAATG GTCATATCTGAAACCCTCGAAGCGGGCAAGGAGAAAGGATTTAAAAAACCCTCGTCGCAGAAGCTAA
- the LOC120452472 gene encoding odorant receptor 98a yields MLFNYLRKPNPKNLLGSPDAFRYFEYAMFCMGWQSPATYKILYYITSSLLFAWCAVYLPIGIIISCKKDINTFTPNELLTVLQLFFNSLGMPFKVIFFNVYISGFYKAKKLMSEMDKRCTTLEERVEVHRCVVSCNKAYLIYQFIYTAYTISTFLSAALSGKLPWRIYNPFVDWRASRSSFWNAALNETALMLFAVTQSLMSDIYPLIYGLILRVHIKLLRLRVEKLCTEPGKSDAENEQDLIKCIKDHKLIIEYAAAIRPAISRTIFIQFLLIGICLGLSMINLLFFSDIWTGLATVAYINGLMVQTFPFCFVCDLLKTDCELLVSAIFHSNWIHSSRSYKSTLIYFLKSSQKSIAFTAGSVFPISTRSNIKVAKLAFSVVTFVNQLNLDDRLT; encoded by the exons AATGTTCTGCATGGGATGGCAAAGTCCAGCAACCTATAAGATTCTTTACTACATAACATCCAGTTTGCTTTTTGCTTGGTGTGCAGTATACTTGCCCATCGGAATCATCATTAGTTGCAAGAAAGATATAAACACATTCACGCCGAATGAACTGCTGACagttttgcaattatttttcaattcaCTGGGAATGCCATTCAAGGTTATATTCTTCAATGTATATATTTCGGGATTTTACAAGGCCAAAAAGCTAATGAGCGAAATGGACAAACGTTGCACTACTCTGGAGGAGCGAGTGGAGGTGCATCGATGTGTGGTCTCTTGCAACAAGGCCTACCTTATTTACCAGTTCATCTATACCGCGTACACTATTTCAACTTTTCTATCGGCCGCCCTAAGTGGAAAGTTGCCATGGCGCATCTATAATCCGTTTGTAGATTGGCGAGCAAGTCGCTCCAGTTTTTGGAACGCTGCCCTCAACGAGACAGCACTCATGCTATTTGCTGTGACCCAATCCCTAATGAGCGACATATATCCACTGATATATGGTCTGATCCTGAGAGTTCACATCAAACTTTTGCGCCTGAGGGTGGAGAAACTTTGCACCGAGCCCGGAAAAAGCGATGCTGAAAACGAGCAAGATTTGATTAAGTGCATCAAGGATCATAAGCTCATTATTGA gtATGCTGCAGCAATACGACCAGCGATCTCACGCACAATCTTCATCCAATTCCTCTTGATCGGAATTTGCCTTGGCCTTTCCATGATCAATTTGCTCTTCTTTTCGGACATCTGGACCGGATTGGCCACAGTTGCCTATATCAATGGTCTAATGGTGCAGACATTTCCATTTTGCTTTGTGTGTGATCTGCTCAAAACGGATTGTGAACTTCTAGTTTCGGCCATATTCCATTCCAACTGGATTCATTCTAGTCGCAGTTACAAATCCACACTAATTTATTTCCTGAAGAGCTCCCAAAAATCAATTGCTTTTACAGCCGGCTCTGTTTTTCCCATCTCCACACGGTCGAATATTAAG GTGGCTAAGCTGGCGTTTTCGGTGGTTACCTTTGTCAATCAACTGAACCTTGATGACAGATTgacatag